One stretch of Natronobacterium gregoryi SP2 DNA includes these proteins:
- a CDS encoding 5-formyltetrahydrofolate cyclo-ligase: MDKQALRERIWNDLEERGIARFPFPPHGRIPNFAGASEAAARLTDQPEWIGAATIKANPDAPQLPVRRAALRAGKTVYMAVPRLADEQCFLRLDPDELEDYDAATTVSGSDEYGTRVAPADVESIDLIVSGSVAVTEDGDRVGKGEGYSDLEYAILRELALVDDETTVATTIHERQLVGPDDEATAAAHDVSMDLIVTPEAARRPAGGEQPSGIDWKRLEDERLEEMPVLQRLDE, translated from the coding sequence ATGGACAAGCAAGCACTGCGCGAACGAATCTGGAACGACCTCGAGGAACGTGGAATTGCACGCTTTCCGTTCCCGCCCCACGGTCGCATCCCGAACTTCGCGGGGGCAAGCGAGGCGGCGGCTCGGCTCACCGATCAGCCCGAGTGGATCGGCGCGGCGACGATCAAGGCGAACCCCGATGCCCCACAACTTCCCGTCCGCAGGGCAGCACTGCGTGCGGGGAAAACGGTCTACATGGCCGTCCCACGACTCGCCGACGAACAGTGTTTCCTGCGACTCGATCCCGACGAACTCGAGGATTACGACGCGGCGACGACCGTCTCGGGGTCTGACGAATACGGAACACGGGTCGCCCCAGCAGATGTCGAGTCGATCGACCTGATCGTCTCCGGCAGCGTCGCCGTCACCGAAGACGGTGACCGTGTCGGGAAAGGCGAGGGGTACAGCGACCTCGAGTACGCGATACTGCGCGAACTGGCACTGGTCGACGACGAGACGACGGTCGCGACGACGATACACGAGCGGCAACTGGTAGGTCCCGACGACGAGGCCACGGCCGCCGCTCACGACGTCTCGATGGACCTGATCGTGACGCCCGAAGCGGCCCGTCGGCCTGCTGGTGGCGAGCAGCCATCCGGCATCGACTGGAAACGACTCGAAGACGAACGACTCGAGGAGATGCCGGTATTGCAGCGACTCGACGAGTAG
- a CDS encoding MogA/MoaB family molybdenum cofactor biosynthesis protein, whose product MNETALGPTTTPANDGGALGIAVVTIAADRTLATDEAGEAIVSALEASGHDVATREHVSPEHDGVQSIVVRVIERDDVDIVITAGSASVEPDDVAIEAVEPLLDKELTAFGELYTALAYEEVGTRAVAVRTLAGVADGKPIFCLPGTAAGARLGAEELILPEARHLVTLAYGPEEDGTDDASDSS is encoded by the coding sequence ATGAACGAAACGGCCTTGGGGCCGACGACAACGCCGGCCAATGACGGAGGGGCGCTCGGCATCGCCGTCGTCACGATCGCTGCGGATCGAACGCTTGCAACCGACGAGGCTGGCGAAGCGATCGTCTCTGCACTTGAGGCGTCCGGCCACGACGTTGCAACGCGAGAACACGTCAGTCCCGAACACGACGGCGTTCAGTCGATCGTGGTACGAGTCATCGAACGGGACGACGTCGACATCGTGATCACTGCTGGCTCGGCAAGCGTCGAACCGGACGACGTCGCTATCGAGGCGGTCGAACCGCTGCTCGACAAGGAACTGACCGCGTTCGGCGAACTGTACACCGCACTCGCCTACGAGGAGGTCGGTACCCGCGCCGTCGCGGTCCGAACCCTCGCTGGCGTCGCCGACGGGAAACCGATCTTCTGTCTCCCGGGTACTGCCGCCGGAGCCCGACTCGGTGCCGAAGAGCTCATTCTTCCGGAGGCCAGACACCTCGTCACTCTCGCGTACGGACCAGAAGAAGATGGGACAGACGACGCAAGCGACAGTTCGTAG
- a CDS encoding Lrp/AsnC family transcriptional regulator — protein MDELDRQILDILRRDARTPYTEIADEIGTSEGTVRNRVERMMDDEIIERFTISTRTGNVKAMLEISVAVDVDTKNVTERMADWEEVDLVWTVSGEQDIVLIVDAADTRGVNDLITKARDQDEVVNTKTRLILDEQLG, from the coding sequence ATGGACGAACTCGATCGACAGATACTCGATATTCTCCGGCGAGACGCCCGGACGCCCTACACGGAGATCGCCGACGAGATCGGTACAAGCGAGGGAACCGTTCGTAATCGTGTCGAACGAATGATGGACGACGAGATCATCGAACGGTTCACGATCTCGACCCGGACCGGCAACGTCAAAGCAATGCTCGAGATCAGCGTCGCGGTCGACGTCGACACGAAAAACGTCACCGAGCGAATGGCCGACTGGGAGGAGGTCGACCTCGTCTGGACGGTCTCGGGCGAACAGGACATCGTTCTCATCGTCGACGCCGCCGACACGCGCGGGGTCAACGACCTCATCACGAAAGCTCGCGACCAAGACGAGGTCGTGAACACGAAGACGCGGCTCATACTCGACGAACAACTCGGCTAG
- a CDS encoding zinc-binding dehydrogenase, with product MQAVKIVEHGDTDVIEYGDYPDPAVGRDEVLVDVKAAALNHLDVWVRRGLPTLDLELPHVPGSDAAGVVVETGKDVTRFAEGDRVAVSAGVNCGECEFCRDGDPTLCVNFHLLGEHVPGVHAEYAAVPADNLIAVPDRVDWSVAGSSCLVFQTAWRMLIDRAELEPGEKILVLGASGGVGHAAVQIADYVGAEVYATGSTRRKLEYAREHGADYVCNYETENFVEWVRSETDGRGVDVVVDYIAGGTWRDSIKSLAKNGRLVTCGGTAGPNPETDIPRIFWNQLQIIGSTMGTPGQVDDVMELVWDGTFEPSIRAELPMSQTARAHEIVEGRKGFGKVVVRPDSEL from the coding sequence ATGCAAGCGGTCAAAATCGTCGAGCATGGCGATACGGACGTCATCGAATACGGCGACTATCCCGACCCTGCCGTCGGACGCGACGAGGTGCTGGTTGACGTGAAAGCCGCTGCGCTCAACCACCTCGACGTGTGGGTTCGCCGTGGGCTGCCGACGCTCGACCTGGAGCTGCCACACGTTCCAGGCAGCGACGCGGCCGGTGTCGTCGTCGAAACCGGCAAAGACGTCACTCGATTTGCCGAAGGCGACCGTGTCGCCGTCTCGGCGGGAGTCAACTGCGGCGAGTGTGAGTTCTGTCGGGACGGCGACCCGACCCTCTGTGTGAACTTCCACTTACTCGGCGAACACGTCCCCGGCGTCCACGCCGAGTACGCCGCAGTGCCCGCGGACAACCTGATCGCTGTCCCCGACAGGGTCGACTGGTCGGTCGCCGGCTCAAGTTGCCTGGTCTTTCAGACCGCTTGGCGGATGCTGATCGACCGAGCGGAGCTCGAACCTGGCGAGAAGATCCTGGTACTGGGTGCAAGCGGCGGTGTCGGCCACGCAGCCGTCCAGATCGCAGACTATGTCGGCGCAGAAGTATACGCCACCGGAAGCACGAGACGGAAACTCGAGTACGCCCGCGAGCACGGAGCTGACTACGTCTGCAACTACGAGACGGAGAACTTCGTGGAGTGGGTCCGCTCGGAAACTGACGGTCGCGGCGTCGACGTCGTCGTCGACTACATCGCTGGAGGTACTTGGCGTGACTCGATCAAGAGCCTGGCCAAGAACGGTCGACTCGTCACCTGCGGCGGGACGGCGGGCCCGAACCCCGAAACGGACATTCCACGTATCTTCTGGAACCAACTGCAGATCATCGGCTCGACGATGGGGACGCCGGGCCAGGTCGACGACGTGATGGAACTGGTCTGGGACGGCACGTTCGAGCCGTCGATCCGTGCAGAACTCCCGATGAGCCAGACCGCCCGCGCCCACGAAATCGTCGAAGGGCGGAAGGGCTTTGGCAAGGTCGTCGTCCGCCCGGACAGCGAGCTTTGA
- a CDS encoding DUF7126 family protein, with product MTDREDDTYAIVTGPDNADVSPALEAEGVEVRRLQGIVSRPQLEDAGIVDADLYVLTDVDQATTIPIVCDLNDDLQTVVYADRTTPEFVKAQLDLAVDPQLIGPDVLAEELLG from the coding sequence ATGACGGACCGAGAGGACGACACGTACGCGATCGTTACCGGCCCCGACAACGCGGACGTCTCACCGGCACTCGAGGCCGAAGGCGTCGAGGTGCGGCGACTCCAGGGTATCGTTTCGCGACCGCAACTCGAGGACGCGGGTATCGTCGACGCCGATCTCTACGTCCTGACCGATGTCGATCAGGCGACGACGATACCGATCGTCTGCGATCTCAACGACGACCTCCAGACGGTCGTCTACGCTGACCGGACGACCCCTGAGTTCGTCAAAGCCCAGCTCGATCTGGCAGTCGATCCTCAGTTGATCGGCCCGGACGTACTCGCTGAAGAGTTGCTGGGCTGA
- a CDS encoding DUF7853 family protein — protein MSSPPPEAETFELTLSREERWVVHHVLTECIDDAVDEDESPPSWVLEVLETIEENEESDVLTGPEGRQLHEQLTDYLDESDASKQDVEHGSTVVEQLEAALD, from the coding sequence ATGAGTTCCCCACCACCGGAAGCCGAGACGTTCGAACTGACGCTCTCGAGAGAAGAGCGATGGGTCGTCCACCACGTCCTGACGGAGTGCATCGACGACGCCGTCGACGAAGACGAATCACCGCCCTCCTGGGTGCTCGAGGTACTCGAGACGATCGAGGAGAACGAGGAATCGGACGTGCTAACAGGACCGGAGGGGCGGCAGCTCCACGAGCAACTGACCGACTATCTCGACGAATCCGACGCATCGAAGCAGGACGTCGAACACGGCTCGACGGTCGTCGAACAACTCGAAGCGGCACTCGACTGA
- the guaA gene encoding glutamine-hydrolyzing GMP synthase: MVDTETFVPDAVAEIEDEIGDANAVIALSGGVDSSVAAALAYEAIGDQLTPVYVDTGLMRKGETAQIRETFDYMESLRIVDAKDRFLEALSGVTDPEEKRSIIGEQFIREFEREATEADADYLVQGTIYPDRIESEGGIKSHHNVGGLPEVVDFDGIVEPVRDLYKDEVREVARHLGLDEIVAERMPFPGPGLAVRVIGEVTEEKLEVARHACHVVEDELEEYEPWQALAAVIGKATGVKGDNRVHGWVVSVRSVDSRDGMTAKAQEIDWNTLQRIQSRITGQNENVARVVYDVTHKPPATIEYE, from the coding sequence ATGGTAGACACTGAGACGTTCGTCCCCGACGCAGTAGCAGAGATCGAAGACGAAATCGGCGACGCAAACGCCGTCATCGCCCTCTCGGGCGGCGTCGACTCCTCGGTCGCCGCGGCGCTGGCCTACGAGGCTATCGGCGATCAACTCACTCCAGTCTACGTCGATACCGGGCTGATGCGGAAAGGCGAAACGGCCCAGATCCGGGAGACGTTCGACTACATGGAGTCGCTGCGGATCGTCGACGCCAAAGACCGGTTCCTCGAGGCGCTTTCCGGCGTCACTGACCCCGAGGAGAAGCGGTCGATCATCGGCGAGCAGTTCATCCGGGAGTTCGAGCGCGAGGCGACGGAAGCCGACGCCGACTACCTCGTTCAGGGGACGATCTACCCCGACCGTATCGAGAGCGAAGGCGGCATTAAGTCCCACCACAACGTCGGTGGGCTCCCCGAGGTCGTCGACTTCGACGGCATCGTCGAACCCGTCCGCGACCTCTACAAGGACGAAGTGCGGGAGGTTGCACGCCACCTCGGACTCGACGAAATCGTCGCCGAACGGATGCCGTTCCCCGGTCCCGGTCTCGCGGTGCGGGTCATCGGCGAAGTCACCGAAGAGAAACTCGAGGTCGCCCGCCACGCCTGTCACGTCGTCGAGGACGAACTCGAGGAGTACGAGCCCTGGCAAGCCCTTGCGGCCGTCATCGGGAAGGCGACCGGCGTCAAGGGTGACAATCGCGTCCACGGCTGGGTCGTCTCCGTGCGATCGGTCGACTCTCGCGACGGAATGACAGCAAAGGCCCAGGAGATCGACTGGAACACCCTTCAGCGCATCCAGTCCCGAATCACTGGTCAGAACGAGAACGTCGCCCGAGTCGTCTACGACGTGACGCACAAACCACCGGCGACCATCGAGTACGAATGA
- a CDS encoding NUDIX hydrolase, with protein MSTQQDNLEHENARQDVIAVDADDNEHGLVNRLEAHTGNGVRHRAFTSLVFDEDDNVLLAQRAPEKRLWGTYWDGTVASHPVQGQSQKEATRQRLEEELGITPGQYDDLRLTDRFEYKRYFENAGVEHEVCAVLKLTLSDRTLDPDEEEVAGLLWVPYERLSANPAWYRQLRLCPWFEVAMRRDGE; from the coding sequence ATGAGTACGCAGCAAGATAACCTGGAACACGAAAACGCCAGACAGGACGTGATCGCGGTCGACGCCGACGACAACGAACACGGACTCGTCAACCGACTCGAGGCTCACACTGGCAACGGGGTCCGCCACCGTGCGTTCACGTCGCTGGTCTTCGACGAGGACGATAACGTTCTGCTGGCACAACGCGCCCCCGAGAAGCGTCTTTGGGGTACTTACTGGGACGGGACGGTCGCTTCCCACCCCGTTCAGGGCCAGAGCCAGAAAGAGGCGACCCGACAGCGACTCGAGGAGGAACTCGGGATCACGCCCGGCCAGTACGACGACCTTCGCCTGACCGATCGGTTCGAGTACAAACGCTACTTCGAGAACGCAGGCGTCGAACACGAGGTGTGTGCGGTGCTGAAACTAACGTTGTCCGATCGAACTCTCGACCCCGACGAAGAGGAAGTTGCCGGTCTACTGTGGGTTCCGTACGAACGACTCTCTGCAAATCCGGCGTGGTATCGCCAACTCCGTCTCTGTCCCTGGTTCGAGGTCGCGATGCGTCGCGACGGCGAGTAG
- a CDS encoding GNAT family N-acetyltransferase, translating to MSQQLTRGGKSDRPGADDIDPVRVESDGESGLTATVFDSIHGVEPDRWNGVVDGSELGTVFHRYEWLAAIETGIGYPARHVVVEKDSNPIGLFPNFVVEVPKTPFNRMTSVYPGFGGPLLTTDVSESLSRVLDLVPDLCSGRTVVHEIRACNTNFLRYDEYLSSSGYDSDRVEGRFLLNLEKGYDALFAEMDSSKRRAIRRGRETDHEIVEEELTRSNMRRFYEKYCQHMEDVDGTIYPFDFFEQLTAMDDRVLLLTLRLEGEYAGGFLELLDDEQSSVHGFFSGLPAEYFEYHASELLYDYLFQWAIENGYETYDFGGAGANFEDGAFRFKEEFGGDLVPNVYWERPTSPAWRLIDIGRSLYGRYGK from the coding sequence ATGAGCCAGCAACTGACGCGGGGTGGTAAATCGGACCGGCCGGGTGCGGACGACATCGACCCCGTTCGAGTCGAGTCGGATGGCGAGTCGGGACTCACGGCGACCGTCTTCGATTCTATCCACGGGGTCGAGCCGGATCGGTGGAACGGAGTGGTCGATGGGTCGGAGCTCGGGACTGTCTTCCATCGCTACGAGTGGCTCGCGGCGATCGAGACCGGGATCGGTTACCCGGCCCGTCACGTCGTCGTCGAGAAGGACTCGAATCCGATCGGGCTCTTCCCGAATTTCGTCGTCGAGGTGCCGAAGACGCCGTTCAACCGCATGACATCGGTCTATCCGGGATTCGGCGGTCCACTGTTGACGACAGATGTCTCCGAGTCGCTTTCGCGCGTACTCGACCTCGTTCCCGACCTCTGTTCGGGGCGGACCGTCGTCCACGAGATCAGGGCCTGTAACACGAACTTCCTCCGGTACGACGAGTACCTGTCCTCGAGCGGCTACGACTCCGATCGGGTCGAGGGGCGATTCCTCCTGAACCTGGAGAAAGGATACGACGCACTTTTTGCGGAGATGGACAGTTCGAAGCGCCGGGCGATCCGGCGCGGGCGCGAGACCGACCACGAGATCGTCGAGGAGGAACTGACGCGATCGAATATGCGGCGGTTCTACGAGAAGTACTGCCAGCACATGGAAGATGTCGACGGGACGATCTACCCGTTCGACTTCTTCGAGCAACTGACGGCGATGGACGACCGGGTCCTACTCCTGACGCTTCGTCTCGAGGGGGAGTACGCCGGCGGCTTTCTCGAACTGCTCGACGACGAACAGTCGTCCGTTCACGGCTTTTTCTCCGGATTGCCCGCCGAATACTTCGAGTATCACGCCTCCGAACTGCTCTACGACTACCTGTTCCAGTGGGCCATCGAGAACGGCTACGAGACTTACGACTTCGGCGGTGCTGGAGCGAACTTCGAGGACGGTGCCTTTCGGTTCAAAGAGGAGTTCGGCGGCGACTTGGTTCCGAACGTCTACTGGGAGCGACCAACCAGTCCAGCCTGGCGGCTGATCGACATCGGCCGGTCGCTGTACGGTCGATACGGCAAGTGA
- the pyrG gene encoding glutamine hydrolyzing CTP synthase yields the protein MPTESDTHYDPSLGNKFIFVTGGVMSGLGKGITAASTGRLLKNAGFDVTAVKIDPYLNVDAGTMNPYQHGEVYVLEDGGEVDLDLGNYERFLDVDMTSDHNVTTGKTYQHVIEKERAGDYLGKTVQIIPHVTDDIKRRIREAAEGTDVCLVEVGGTVGDIEGMPYLEALRQFAHEEDDDDVLFVHVTLVPYSKNGEQKTKPTQHSVKEVRSIGLQPDVIVGRCEDRLDPEPREKIALFCDIPTDAVFSNPDVEDIYHVPLMVEEEGLDQYVLEHFGLADEALPKGERANEWREIVTTEKSGEIDVALVGKYDLEDAYMSIHESLKHAGFECGVDVDVHWIPADEMADDYDDQLDEVDAVIVPGGFGMRGSEGKIRAVQYARENDVPFLGLCLGFQMAVVEYARNVLGLEGAHSAEMDEDTPHPVIDILPEQYEVEDMGGTMRLGEHTTVIEPETLAYDLYGDTSCSERHRHRYEVNPEYFEQFEDEPLVFSGTAGNRMEILELADHPYFLGTQFHPEYTSRPGQPSPPFLGLVEAVLEQTDDADTHVESETEVTH from the coding sequence ATGCCGACGGAATCGGACACTCATTATGACCCCTCATTGGGGAACAAGTTCATCTTCGTCACCGGCGGCGTCATGTCGGGACTCGGCAAAGGGATCACGGCCGCAAGCACCGGCCGGCTCCTGAAAAACGCCGGGTTCGACGTCACCGCGGTGAAGATCGACCCGTACCTGAACGTCGACGCCGGGACGATGAATCCCTACCAGCACGGGGAAGTGTACGTCCTCGAAGACGGTGGCGAGGTCGACCTCGACTTGGGGAACTACGAACGGTTCCTCGACGTCGACATGACCTCGGACCACAACGTCACGACGGGGAAAACGTACCAGCACGTCATCGAGAAGGAACGCGCCGGCGACTATCTGGGCAAAACGGTCCAGATCATTCCCCACGTCACTGACGACATCAAGCGTCGCATCCGGGAGGCCGCCGAAGGAACCGACGTCTGTCTCGTCGAAGTCGGGGGTACCGTCGGTGACATCGAGGGGATGCCCTACCTCGAGGCGCTGCGCCAGTTTGCCCACGAGGAAGACGACGACGATGTCTTGTTCGTCCACGTCACGCTCGTGCCCTACTCGAAAAACGGCGAGCAGAAGACGAAGCCGACCCAACACTCCGTCAAGGAGGTCCGTTCGATCGGACTCCAGCCCGACGTGATCGTCGGCCGATGTGAGGATCGGCTCGATCCCGAGCCCAGGGAGAAAATCGCGCTGTTCTGTGACATCCCAACCGATGCGGTGTTCTCGAACCCCGATGTCGAGGACATCTACCACGTCCCGCTGATGGTCGAAGAGGAAGGGCTCGATCAGTACGTCCTCGAGCACTTCGGGTTGGCCGACGAGGCACTCCCGAAAGGCGAGCGAGCAAACGAGTGGCGCGAGATCGTCACCACCGAGAAATCCGGCGAGATAGACGTCGCACTGGTCGGGAAGTACGATCTGGAGGACGCCTACATGTCGATCCACGAATCTCTGAAACACGCCGGGTTCGAGTGTGGCGTCGACGTCGATGTCCACTGGATTCCGGCCGACGAGATGGCCGACGACTACGATGACCAGCTAGACGAAGTCGACGCCGTCATCGTCCCCGGCGGCTTCGGAATGCGTGGCTCGGAAGGGAAGATCCGCGCAGTCCAGTACGCCCGTGAAAACGACGTTCCGTTCCTCGGACTTTGCCTGGGCTTCCAGATGGCCGTCGTCGAGTACGCACGTAACGTGCTCGGCCTCGAGGGGGCACACTCCGCGGAGATGGACGAGGACACACCCCACCCGGTCATCGATATCCTCCCCGAACAGTACGAGGTCGAAGACATGGGCGGCACCATGCGCCTTGGTGAGCACACGACCGTTATCGAACCGGAGACGCTGGCCTACGACCTGTACGGTGACACGTCCTGCTCGGAACGGCACCGCCACCGTTACGAAGTCAACCCCGAGTACTTCGAGCAGTTCGAAGACGAGCCGCTCGTCTTCTCCGGGACCGCAGGCAACCGCATGGAAATTCTCGAACTCGCGGACCATCCGTACTTCCTCGGAACGCAGTTCCATCCCGAGTACACGTCCCGCCCCGGACAGCCCAGCCCGCCGTTTCTCGGACTAGTCGAGGCGGTGCTCGAACAAACTGACGACGCGGACACGCACGTAGAGAGCGAAACGGAGGTTACCCACTGA